A window of Sphingobium herbicidovorans contains these coding sequences:
- the groES gene encoding co-chaperone GroES, which translates to MAFRPLHDRVLVRRVEAEEKTAGGIIIPDTAKEKPQEGEIVAVGTGSKAEDGKVTPLDVKAGDRILFGKWSGTEVKVDGEDLLIMKESDILGVVA; encoded by the coding sequence ATGGCATTTCGTCCGTTGCATGACCGCGTTCTCGTCCGCCGCGTAGAGGCAGAAGAGAAGACCGCGGGTGGCATCATCATCCCCGACACCGCCAAGGAAAAGCCGCAGGAAGGCGAGATCGTCGCTGTCGGCACCGGCTCAAAGGCCGAAGACGGCAAGGTGACGCCGCTGGACGTCAAGGCTGGCGACCGCATCCTGTTCGGCAAATGGTCGGGCACCGAGGTCAAGGTCGATGGTGAAGACCTGCTGATCATGAAGGAATCGGACATTCTGGGCGTTGTCGCCTAA
- the yghU gene encoding glutathione-dependent disulfide-bond oxidoreductase, producing the protein MTDSYTPPRVWAWDKDNGGAFANINRPIAGPTHDKELPVGQHPLQLYSLGTPNGQKVTILLEELLAAGHRGAEYDAWLINIGSGDQFGSGFVSVNPNSKIPALMDHSVSPPQRVFESGAILVYLAEKFGAFLPTDPAERTATLSWLFWQMGSAPLLGGGFGHFFAYAPEKFEYPINRYAMEVKRQLDVLDRQLADHEYVAGDDYSIADIAIWPWYGGVALDRTYAGAAEFLDVQSYSNVMRWAKQIDARPAVRRGRIVNRANGPLNEQLHERHDASDFDTRTQDKLENAE; encoded by the coding sequence ATGACCGACAGCTACACTCCGCCCCGCGTCTGGGCATGGGACAAGGACAATGGCGGCGCCTTCGCCAATATCAACCGGCCGATCGCGGGACCGACACATGACAAGGAACTGCCTGTCGGCCAGCATCCCCTGCAACTCTATTCCCTTGGCACGCCCAATGGCCAGAAAGTCACCATCCTGCTGGAGGAATTGCTGGCCGCCGGACATCGGGGCGCGGAATATGACGCGTGGCTGATCAACATCGGATCGGGCGATCAGTTCGGCAGCGGTTTCGTATCCGTCAATCCGAACAGCAAGATCCCCGCCCTGATGGATCACAGCGTTTCGCCGCCCCAGCGCGTGTTCGAATCGGGCGCGATCCTGGTCTATCTTGCGGAGAAATTCGGCGCTTTCCTGCCCACCGATCCGGCCGAGCGCACCGCCACATTGTCATGGCTGTTCTGGCAAATGGGCAGCGCGCCGCTATTGGGCGGCGGCTTTGGTCATTTCTTCGCCTATGCGCCTGAAAAGTTCGAATATCCCATCAACCGCTATGCGATGGAGGTAAAGCGGCAACTGGACGTGCTGGACCGCCAGCTGGCCGATCATGAATATGTGGCGGGCGATGACTATAGCATCGCCGACATCGCGATCTGGCCCTGGTATGGCGGGGTTGCGCTGGACCGGACCTATGCCGGCGCCGCAGAATTTCTGGATGTCCAAAGCTATTCCAATGTGATGCGCTGGGCAAAGCAGATCGACGCCCGCCCTGCCGTCAGGCGCGGCCGGATCGTCAACCGCGCGAACGGTCCGCTCAATGAACAACTGCATGAGCGCCACGACGCCAGCGATTTCGATACGCGGACGCAGGACAAGCTGGAAAACGCCGAGTGA
- the ligA gene encoding NAD-dependent DNA ligase LigA, giving the protein MTDPKPMTEAEAANRLMRLAKEIARHNRLYHDQDQPEITDAAYDALIRENNALEVAFPHLMRPDSPNAQVGAAPTSGLKKVQHAVRMMSLDNGFSDEDIAEFVARVRRFLALAEDVPVALTAEPKIDGLSCSLRYEKGELRLAATRGDGATGEDVTANVRTIADIPERLTGSNIPDLFEVRGEVYMAKADFVALNARLLSEADDPEKARQFANPRNAAAGSLRQKDAAVTASRPLRFLAHGWGEASGLPAETQLGVMEAIGGWGLPVSDRLTRVETLDALIAHYRAIEAARADLPFDIDGVVYKVDRLDWQQRLGFVAKAPRWAIAHKFPAERAQTTLEAIDIQVGRTGKLTPVGRLTPVTVGGVVVSNVTLHNADEIARLGVRPGDRIVVQRAGDVIPQVVDNLTRDEARAAFDFPDHCPVCGSEAVREEGEVDIRCTGGLICGAQRFERLRHFVSRGALDIEGLGEKTIQEFLDLGWITEPADIFRLKAHRAALLEREGWKEKSVDNLFAAIEAKREPDAARLLFGVGIRHVGAVTARDLLKRYTNLPGIRALAEQIIALRDATVRAEGEEEARFRNRLDKAIAEMIGVENVGSAVGHALADFFHEPHNCDAWDDLLSQVAPPDYVVETTASAVTGKTVVFTGKLETMSRDEAKAQAERLGAKAAGSVSAKTDLVVAGPGAGSKLKQAAALGIEVIDEAAWAEIVKAAG; this is encoded by the coding sequence ATGACTGATCCCAAGCCCATGACCGAAGCCGAAGCGGCCAATCGCCTGATGCGTCTCGCCAAAGAGATCGCGCGGCACAACCGGCTTTATCATGACCAGGACCAGCCGGAGATCACCGACGCGGCCTATGACGCGCTGATCCGCGAAAATAATGCGCTGGAGGTGGCTTTTCCGCATCTGATGCGCCCGGATTCGCCCAACGCGCAGGTCGGCGCGGCCCCTACTTCGGGACTGAAGAAGGTCCAGCATGCAGTCCGCATGATGAGCCTCGACAACGGCTTTTCGGACGAGGACATCGCCGAGTTCGTCGCGCGGGTGCGGCGGTTTCTGGCGTTGGCCGAGGATGTGCCTGTGGCGTTGACGGCGGAGCCGAAGATTGACGGGCTTTCCTGCTCCCTGCGGTACGAAAAGGGCGAATTGCGCCTTGCAGCCACGCGGGGCGACGGGGCGACCGGCGAGGATGTGACCGCTAACGTCCGTACCATCGCCGATATTCCTGAACGCCTGACCGGCTCCAATATCCCCGACCTGTTCGAAGTACGGGGCGAAGTCTATATGGCGAAGGCCGACTTCGTGGCGCTGAATGCGCGGCTGCTGAGCGAGGCGGACGACCCGGAAAAGGCGCGCCAGTTCGCCAATCCACGCAATGCGGCGGCGGGATCGCTGCGGCAGAAGGACGCCGCCGTCACCGCCAGCCGCCCGCTGCGTTTCCTGGCGCATGGTTGGGGGGAGGCGAGCGGCCTGCCCGCGGAGACGCAGCTTGGCGTCATGGAGGCGATAGGCGGATGGGGCCTGCCGGTGTCCGACCGCCTGACGCGGGTTGAAACGCTGGACGCGCTGATCGCCCATTATCGCGCCATCGAAGCCGCGCGCGCCGATCTGCCCTTCGACATTGACGGGGTGGTTTACAAGGTCGATCGGCTCGATTGGCAGCAGCGGCTGGGCTTCGTCGCCAAGGCTCCGCGCTGGGCCATCGCGCATAAATTTCCGGCCGAACGGGCGCAGACGACGCTGGAGGCGATTGACATTCAGGTCGGGCGCACCGGCAAGCTGACGCCGGTGGGGCGGTTGACGCCGGTGACGGTCGGCGGCGTGGTGGTGTCCAATGTGACGCTTCACAATGCCGACGAGATTGCGCGGCTGGGTGTGCGGCCGGGCGACCGCATCGTGGTGCAGCGCGCAGGCGACGTCATCCCGCAGGTTGTCGATAACCTGACGCGGGATGAGGCGCGGGCGGCGTTCGATTTCCCCGATCATTGCCCTGTTTGCGGGTCGGAAGCCGTGCGCGAGGAGGGCGAGGTCGATATCCGTTGCACCGGCGGCCTCATCTGCGGGGCGCAGCGGTTCGAGCGGTTGCGGCACTTTGTCAGCCGTGGCGCGCTGGATATCGAAGGGCTTGGCGAAAAGACGATCCAGGAGTTTCTGGATCTGGGCTGGATCACCGAACCGGCTGACATCTTCCGGCTGAAGGCCCATCGCGCCGCGTTGCTGGAGCGTGAGGGGTGGAAGGAGAAGTCGGTCGATAACCTGTTCGCCGCGATCGAGGCGAAGCGGGAGCCTGACGCAGCCCGACTGCTCTTTGGCGTGGGCATCCGCCATGTTGGCGCGGTGACGGCGCGCGACCTGTTGAAGCGCTATACGAACCTGCCCGGCATCAGGGCGCTGGCGGAGCAGATCATCGCCCTGCGTGATGCGACGGTTCGGGCTGAAGGCGAGGAGGAGGCGCGTTTCCGCAACCGGCTGGACAAGGCGATTGCCGAGATGATCGGGGTAGAAAATGTCGGGTCGGCGGTCGGGCACGCGCTCGCCGATTTCTTCCATGAGCCGCACAATTGCGATGCGTGGGATGACCTGCTGTCCCAAGTCGCGCCGCCCGATTATGTGGTGGAAACAACCGCCAGCGCGGTGACTGGCAAGACGGTGGTCTTTACCGGCAAGCTGGAGACGATGAGCCGCGACGAGGCCAAGGCGCAGGCGGAACGGTTGGGCGCGAAGGCGGCCGGATCGGTCAGCGCCAAGACCGACCTGGTGGTGGCGGGGCCGGGCGCGGGGTCAAAGCTGAAACAGGCGGCTGCCCTGGGCATAGAGGTGATCGACGAGGCCGCATGGGCGGAGATCGTGAAAGCGGCAGGGTAG
- the recN gene encoding DNA repair protein RecN, with product MLTNLSIRNVVLIEALDLEFGAGLGVLTGETGAGKSILLDSLGLALGARADSGLVRSGEPQASVTATFDIARADHRAVDLLADNGIELETGEPLIIRRTLKADGGSRAFINDQACSAALLRDLGGTLVEIHGQHDDRGLLNPRGHRALLDAYGRCDNGAVGRAYLAWRAAAERLAESRAAVEVAARDRDYLSHAVDELSRFAPEPGEEAALAEERATMQKGARLADDLSAVTDCLTGSDGGVAQLRQAARRLDRIVGEYDPLAEVLAALDRAVIEADEAEERLAGAAEALSFDPARLDAIETRLFDLRGLARKHQVAADELAGLRDDMAAKLAAIEGGDEHLAALDAEVAASAQAYRQAAQLLSDQRREAAARLDAAVAAELAPLKLDAARFRTVVAPLDEGQWSAQGMDRVEFEISTNPGAPFAPLVKIASGGELSRFILALKVALAERGGADTLIFDEIDRGVGGAVASAIGDRLARLSQSNQILVVTHSPQVAARGAGHMLIAKASDGMVTRTGVHALNDGERREEIARMLSGAEITAEARAQAERLLDA from the coding sequence TTGCTGACTAACCTATCCATCCGCAATGTCGTGCTGATCGAAGCGCTGGACCTTGAGTTCGGCGCTGGATTGGGCGTGCTGACGGGGGAAACGGGGGCGGGCAAGTCGATCCTGCTGGATTCGCTGGGACTGGCGCTGGGCGCGCGGGCGGACAGCGGGCTGGTGCGCAGCGGGGAGCCGCAGGCCAGCGTCACCGCAACCTTCGACATTGCGCGGGCGGATCATCGCGCAGTGGACCTGCTCGCCGATAACGGCATCGAACTGGAAACGGGCGAACCGCTGATTATCCGGCGCACGCTCAAGGCCGATGGCGGCAGCCGCGCCTTCATCAACGATCAGGCCTGCTCGGCGGCGCTGCTGCGCGATCTTGGCGGCACGCTGGTTGAGATTCACGGGCAGCATGACGATCGCGGCCTGCTGAACCCGCGCGGCCACCGGGCGCTGCTCGACGCCTATGGCCGTTGCGATAATGGCGCAGTGGGCAGGGCCTATCTGGCGTGGCGCGCGGCGGCCGAGCGGCTGGCGGAGAGTCGTGCGGCGGTGGAAGTCGCGGCGCGCGATCGCGATTACCTGTCCCATGCCGTCGATGAGCTTTCCCGGTTCGCGCCGGAGCCGGGCGAAGAGGCGGCGCTGGCCGAGGAACGGGCGACCATGCAGAAGGGCGCGCGCCTGGCGGACGACCTTTCTGCGGTGACGGATTGCCTGACCGGGTCGGACGGGGGCGTTGCCCAGTTGCGGCAGGCGGCGCGGCGGCTCGACCGGATCGTCGGCGAATATGACCCGCTTGCCGAGGTGCTGGCGGCGCTGGATCGCGCAGTCATCGAAGCGGATGAGGCAGAGGAAAGGCTGGCGGGCGCGGCCGAGGCGTTGAGCTTTGACCCCGCGCGGCTCGACGCCATCGAAACGCGGCTGTTCGACCTGCGCGGGCTGGCGCGCAAGCATCAGGTGGCGGCTGACGAACTGGCTGGCCTGCGGGACGATATGGCGGCGAAGCTGGCCGCGATTGAAGGCGGGGATGAGCATCTCGCGGCGCTGGATGCGGAAGTTGCCGCGAGTGCGCAGGCCTATCGTCAGGCTGCGCAATTGCTGTCGGACCAACGAAGGGAAGCGGCTGCGCGGCTGGATGCCGCCGTCGCGGCCGAACTGGCGCCGCTCAAGCTCGACGCAGCGCGCTTCCGCACCGTGGTCGCCCCGCTAGATGAAGGGCAATGGAGCGCGCAGGGCATGGACCGGGTGGAGTTCGAGATTTCTACCAATCCCGGCGCACCTTTCGCGCCGCTGGTGAAGATCGCCAGCGGCGGCGAATTGTCGCGCTTCATCCTGGCGCTGAAAGTCGCGCTGGCGGAACGGGGCGGGGCGGATACGCTGATCTTCGACGAAATCGACCGGGGCGTCGGCGGCGCGGTGGCGTCTGCCATCGGCGACCGGCTGGCCCGGCTATCGCAGAGCAACCAGATATTGGTCGTCACCCACAGCCCGCAGGTGGCGGCGCGCGGGGCAGGGCATATGCTGATCGCCAAGGCGAGCGACGGCATGGTGACGCGCACCGGCGTCCATGCGTTGAATGACGGCGAACGGCGCGAGGAGATTGCGCGCATGCTGTCGGGCGCGGAAATCACGGCGGAAGCGCGGGCGCAGGCGGAGCGGTTGCTCGACGCATAG
- a CDS encoding outer membrane protein assembly factor BamD, whose amino-acid sequence MLTKTMTRIGAAATPVLLAALLAGCATSKNKTDTQYVARDVSTLYNAGKYRLDRGQYKLAAALFDEVERQHPYSPWARRAQLMSAFSYYMNRDYNESIAASQRFLAIHTGNKDAPYAYYLIALCYYEQIADVTRDQKITQQSLDALGELIRRYPETRYAADARLKLDLVNDHLAGKEMEVGRFYQRRGQWLAAALRFRTVVDKYQTTTHTPEALERLVESYLSLGIPEEAQKAAAVLGRNYPGSKWYERSYKLMREHGGKA is encoded by the coding sequence ATGCTGACGAAAACCATGACGCGCATCGGCGCGGCTGCCACCCCGGTTCTGCTCGCCGCCCTGCTTGCCGGGTGCGCCACATCGAAGAACAAGACCGACACGCAATATGTCGCGCGGGACGTGTCCACGCTGTACAATGCGGGTAAATATCGGCTGGATCGCGGCCAGTATAAACTGGCGGCGGCCCTGTTTGACGAGGTGGAGCGTCAGCATCCCTATTCGCCCTGGGCGCGCCGCGCGCAGCTGATGTCGGCGTTCAGCTATTATATGAACCGCGATTATAATGAATCGATCGCGGCGTCGCAGCGTTTCCTGGCGATCCATACGGGCAACAAGGATGCGCCCTACGCCTATTATCTGATCGCGCTCTGCTATTATGAACAGATTGCGGACGTCACGCGCGACCAGAAGATCACGCAACAGTCGCTTGACGCGCTGGGCGAGCTGATCCGCCGCTATCCCGAAACGCGCTACGCCGCCGACGCCCGGCTCAAGCTGGATCTGGTCAACGACCATCTGGCTGGCAAGGAAATGGAAGTCGGTCGTTTCTACCAGCGTCGTGGGCAGTGGCTGGCGGCGGCGCTGCGCTTCCGCACGGTGGTCGATAAATATCAGACGACGACCCACACGCCCGAAGCGCTGGAGCGTCTGGTCGAAAGCTATCTCTCGCTCGGCATTCCCGAGGAAGCGCAGAAGGCCGCCGCCGTGCTGGGCCGGAATTATCCCGGCTCCAAATGGTATGAGCGGTCCTACAAGCTCATGCGGGAACATGGCGGAAAGGCGTAA
- a CDS encoding sensor histidine kinase: protein MQRTNERFVERLPLVLPRPAYAYFLTALICGASLALRLMASNVLPIGYPFVSFFPAVILSTFLFGLGPGIFAAIFCGFLSWQFFIPLPPDGIFDGGVALALIFYGLVVGIEIALIHFMQRANFNLAVERERSRALAENRELLFRELQHRVSNNLQVVAAMLSLQRRHVDHEVAARALDDAASRLALVGRISRALYDPSEEGQDLNAFLTRLTADVVEASGREDISVTVVAPPGLTLESHVAVPLALIVAEAVSNAIEHGLPNRGGSITVTLEDMSGTLSLEIADDGKGISPDFEIDKGSSLGLRIAQALAAQLSGQFALHPRPEGGAIVRLDLPAQAH from the coding sequence ATGCAACGCACCAATGAGAGGTTCGTGGAGCGCTTGCCGCTCGTGCTTCCGCGGCCTGCCTATGCCTATTTTTTGACGGCTCTTATTTGCGGCGCCAGCCTTGCGCTTCGGCTGATGGCGTCGAATGTCCTGCCCATCGGCTATCCCTTCGTTTCATTTTTTCCCGCAGTCATCCTGTCAACTTTCCTGTTCGGCCTTGGCCCCGGGATTTTCGCAGCGATATTTTGCGGTTTCCTGTCCTGGCAATTCTTCATTCCATTGCCGCCCGACGGCATATTTGACGGCGGCGTCGCCCTGGCCCTCATTTTCTACGGGCTGGTGGTGGGGATCGAAATCGCGCTCATCCACTTTATGCAGCGCGCCAATTTCAACCTGGCGGTGGAGCGCGAACGCAGCCGCGCCCTGGCGGAAAATCGGGAGCTGCTGTTTCGCGAATTGCAGCATCGCGTGTCCAACAACCTGCAGGTCGTGGCAGCGATGTTGTCACTGCAACGGCGTCATGTGGATCATGAAGTGGCGGCCCGCGCGCTGGACGATGCCGCCAGCCGTCTGGCGCTGGTCGGGCGGATCAGCCGCGCGCTTTACGATCCATCGGAGGAAGGACAGGATCTTAACGCCTTCCTGACCAGGCTGACCGCGGACGTCGTGGAAGCGAGCGGGCGCGAGGATATCAGCGTCACGGTCGTCGCGCCGCCCGGCCTGACGCTGGAATCGCATGTCGCAGTGCCATTGGCCCTGATCGTCGCCGAGGCGGTCAGCAACGCAATCGAGCATGGGCTGCCGAACCGGGGCGGATCGATTACCGTTACGCTGGAGGATATGAGCGGCACGCTTTCTTTGGAGATCGCCGACGACGGGAAAGGGATTTCGCCGGACTTTGAAATCGACAAGGGCAGTTCGCTGGGCCTTCGGATAGCGCAGGCGCTGGCCGCGCAGCTCAGCGGGCAATTCGCCCTGCACCCCAGGCCGGAAGGGGGCGCGATCGTCCGGTTGGACCTGCCCGCGCAGGCGCATTGA
- the pnp gene encoding polyribonucleotide nucleotidyltransferase yields the protein MFDVKKVSIELGGKTLTLETGRIARQADAAVLATYGETVVLCAVTAAKSVKEGQDFFPLTVHYQEKYSAAGRIPGGFFKRERGATEKETLTSRLIDRPIRPLFPEGFYNEINVIAQVLSFDGESEPDIVAMIAASAALTLSGVPFMGPIGAARVGYKDGEYQLNPSMDEVKEGELDLVVAATGNAVMMVESEAKELSEDVMLGAVLFAHEASKKVVDAIIQLAEKAAKDPWEVAKGDDVEDLKKKLKKLIGKDIAAAYKLTDKSARSNAINAARDKAKAWFAEEGLDAQSVMAGIKVTKKLESEIVRGAIIKDGKRIDGRTTTQIRPIEAMVGFLPRTHGSALFTRGETQAICTTTLGTKDAEQMIDGLNGVYYENFMLHYNFPPYSVGEVGRFGAPGRREVGHGKLAWRALHPVLPSKDEFPYTIRVLSDITESNGSSSMATVCGGSLSMMDAGVPLKRPVSGIAMGLILDGKDFAVLSDILGDEDHLGDMDFKVAGTEAGITTMQMDIKVAGITQEIFEVALRQAKEGRAHILGEMNKALSSTRTELSAHAPRIETIQIDKSKIREVIGTGGKVIREIVAETGAKVDIDDEGLIKISSSDPAQIEAARKWILGITQEAEVGKIYDGKVVNIVDFGAFVNFMGGKDGLVHVSEMKNERVEKPTDVVSEGQEVKVKVLEIDPRGKVRLSMRVVDQETGEELEDTRPAREPREPRGDRGDRGDRGRGPRRDGGDRGGRGGDRGGDRGPRRDRGPRSDKGGDDDGSNAGLPDFLTQD from the coding sequence ATGTTCGATGTAAAGAAGGTATCAATCGAGCTGGGCGGCAAGACCCTCACGCTCGAAACCGGCCGTATTGCGCGTCAGGCCGACGCAGCCGTGCTGGCGACCTATGGCGAGACCGTGGTGCTGTGCGCCGTGACGGCCGCCAAGTCGGTGAAGGAAGGGCAGGACTTCTTCCCGCTGACCGTCCATTATCAGGAAAAATATTCTGCGGCCGGCCGCATCCCCGGTGGCTTCTTCAAGCGTGAGCGTGGCGCGACCGAGAAGGAAACGCTGACCAGCCGCCTGATCGACCGCCCGATCCGTCCGCTCTTCCCCGAGGGCTTCTACAACGAAATCAACGTCATCGCCCAGGTGCTGTCGTTCGATGGCGAGAGCGAGCCCGATATCGTCGCGATGATCGCCGCTTCGGCTGCGCTGACCCTGTCGGGCGTGCCCTTCATGGGTCCGATCGGCGCTGCTCGCGTCGGTTACAAGGATGGCGAATATCAACTGAACCCGTCGATGGACGAGGTGAAGGAAGGCGAACTCGACCTGGTCGTCGCCGCCACCGGCAATGCGGTGATGATGGTCGAATCCGAAGCCAAGGAGCTGTCGGAAGACGTGATGCTCGGCGCTGTCCTGTTCGCGCATGAAGCGAGCAAGAAGGTGGTCGACGCGATCATCCAGCTGGCCGAAAAGGCCGCGAAGGATCCGTGGGAAGTCGCCAAGGGCGATGACGTCGAGGATCTGAAGAAGAAGCTGAAGAAGCTGATCGGCAAGGACATCGCCGCCGCTTACAAGCTGACCGACAAGTCGGCGCGTTCGAACGCGATCAATGCCGCGCGGGACAAGGCGAAGGCCTGGTTCGCCGAAGAAGGTCTGGACGCGCAGTCCGTGATGGCCGGCATCAAGGTCACCAAGAAGCTGGAATCGGAAATCGTGCGCGGCGCCATCATCAAGGATGGCAAGCGCATCGACGGCCGCACCACCACGCAGATCCGTCCGATCGAAGCGATGGTCGGCTTCCTGCCGCGCACCCATGGTTCGGCGCTGTTCACCCGCGGTGAAACGCAGGCGATCTGCACCACCACGCTGGGCACCAAGGACGCCGAGCAGATGATCGACGGCCTGAACGGCGTCTATTATGAAAACTTCATGCTGCACTATAACTTCCCGCCCTATTCGGTCGGTGAAGTCGGCCGCTTCGGCGCGCCGGGCCGTCGTGAAGTCGGCCATGGGAAGCTGGCATGGCGTGCGCTGCACCCCGTGCTGCCGAGCAAGGACGAGTTCCCCTACACCATCCGCGTATTGTCGGACATCACCGAGTCCAACGGTTCGTCCTCGATGGCGACGGTCTGCGGCGGTTCGCTGTCGATGATGGATGCGGGCGTTCCGCTGAAGCGTCCGGTGTCGGGCATCGCCATGGGCCTGATCCTCGACGGCAAGGATTTCGCTGTTCTGAGCGACATCCTGGGCGACGAAGATCATCTGGGCGACATGGACTTCAAGGTGGCGGGCACGGAAGCGGGCATCACCACCATGCAGATGGATATCAAGGTCGCCGGCATCACGCAGGAAATCTTCGAGGTCGCGCTGCGTCAGGCGAAGGAAGGCCGCGCCCACATTCTGGGTGAGATGAACAAGGCGCTGTCGTCGACCCGCACCGAGCTGTCGGCGCACGCTCCCCGCATCGAGACGATCCAGATCGACAAGTCGAAGATCCGCGAAGTCATCGGCACCGGCGGCAAGGTGATCCGCGAAATCGTCGCCGAAACCGGCGCGAAGGTCGACATCGACGACGAAGGCCTGATCAAGATCAGCTCGTCCGACCCGGCGCAGATCGAAGCCGCCCGCAAGTGGATCCTCGGCATCACGCAGGAAGCGGAAGTCGGCAAGATCTACGACGGCAAGGTCGTCAACATCGTCGATTTCGGTGCGTTCGTGAACTTCATGGGTGGCAAGGACGGTCTCGTCCATGTGTCCGAAATGAAGAATGAGCGCGTCGAAAAGCCGACCGACGTCGTGTCGGAAGGCCAGGAAGTGAAGGTCAAGGTCCTGGAGATCGACCCGCGCGGCAAGGTTCGCCTGTCGATGCGCGTCGTTGACCAGGAAACCGGCGAAGAGCTGGAGGACACCCGTCCTGCCCGCGAACCGCGCGAGCCCCGTGGTGATCGCGGCGATCGTGGCGATCGTGGCCGTGGCCCGCGTCGTGACGGCGGTGATCGTGGCGGTCGCGGTGGCGACCGTGGCGGCGATCGCGGCCCGCGCCGCGACCGTGGTCCGCGCAGCGACAAGGGCGGCGACGATGACGGCTCCAACGCCGGTCTGCCCGACTTCCTGACGCAGGACTGA
- the rpsO gene encoding 30S ribosomal protein S15: MSITAERKEALIKEHARAEGDTGSPEVQVAILTERISNLTEHFKGHHKDNHSRRGLLMLVNKRRSLLDYLKKKDGARYTDLIAKLGLRK, encoded by the coding sequence ATGTCGATTACTGCAGAGCGCAAGGAAGCGCTGATCAAGGAACATGCCCGCGCCGAAGGCGACACCGGTTCGCCGGAAGTTCAGGTTGCGATCCTTACGGAACGTATTTCCAACCTGACCGAGCATTTCAAGGGTCACCACAAGGATAACCACAGCCGTCGCGGCCTGCTGATGCTGGTCAACAAGCGCCGTTCGCTGCTGGACTATCTGAAGAAAAAAGATGGGGCGCGTTACACCGACCTCATCGCCAAGCTGGGCCTGCGCAAGTAA
- the truB gene encoding tRNA pseudouridine(55) synthase TruB, giving the protein MHGWIILDKPHGLGSTQAVSAVKRALRISGAGKWKVGHGGTLDPLATGVLPIAVGEATKLAGRMLDSDKIYDFTIRFGAQTDTLDLEGAVITQSDVRPTMTALEAVLPIFTGAIEQAPPAYSAILIDGQRAYDLARAGQEVEMKLRAVTIYSLRVSAPPREPVGALEEVTLRAHVSKGTYIRSLARDIALALGTVGHVTMLRRVKAGPFTLETAISLDKLDEAARGGGIAQCMLPLTAGLDDIPALAVSPDDALALRQGKVLVGKPHTGLMLAMDGQTPVALVEASGPEIRVVRGFNL; this is encoded by the coding sequence ATGCACGGCTGGATCATCCTCGACAAACCCCATGGCCTTGGTTCGACGCAGGCTGTGAGCGCGGTGAAGCGCGCGCTGCGGATCAGCGGGGCGGGCAAGTGGAAGGTGGGGCATGGCGGCACGCTGGACCCGCTGGCGACCGGCGTGCTGCCGATCGCGGTGGGGGAAGCGACGAAGCTGGCCGGGCGTATGCTCGACAGCGACAAGATCTATGATTTCACGATCCGCTTCGGTGCGCAGACGGACACGCTGGACCTGGAAGGGGCGGTGATCACGCAGAGCGATGTGCGGCCGACGATGACGGCGCTGGAAGCTGTGCTGCCGATCTTCACGGGCGCTATCGAGCAAGCGCCGCCAGCCTATTCCGCGATATTGATCGACGGCCAGCGCGCCTATGACCTCGCCCGCGCCGGGCAGGAGGTGGAGATGAAGCTGCGGGCGGTCACGATATATTCTCTCCGCGTCTCCGCGCCTCCGCGTGAACCGGTCGGCGCGCTGGAAGAGGTGACGCTTCGCGCCCATGTGTCCAAGGGCACCTATATCCGCTCGCTTGCCCGCGACATTGCGCTGGCCCTCGGCACGGTCGGCCATGTCACCATGCTGCGCCGGGTGAAGGCAGGCCCGTTCACCCTGGAAACCGCGATTTCACTGGACAAATTGGATGAAGCTGCTAGGGGCGGCGGCATCGCGCAGTGCATGCTGCCGTTGACCGCAGGGCTGGACGACATCCCGGCTCTTGCAGTCTCTCCCGACGACGCGCTGGCTCTCCGACAGGGGAAGGTGCTCGTGGGGAAACCGCATACCGGCCTGATGCTGGCGATGGATGGGCAAACGCCCGTCGCGCTGGTCGAAGCCAGTGGCCCGGAAATACGGGTGGTGCGCGGCTTTAATCTCTAA
- the rbfA gene encoding 30S ribosome-binding factor RbfA: MAQQPEGPSVRLLRVGEQVRHVLSEILQRGDVHDDVLTKHVVSVTEVRMSPDLRHATVFVKSLLGQDEEAVLKALRTNTAYLQREVATRIRLKYAAKLKFLSDESFDEGSHIDKLLRDPKVAQDLAEPDEEG, translated from the coding sequence ATGGCCCAACAACCCGAAGGTCCTTCCGTCCGATTGCTCCGCGTGGGCGAGCAGGTGCGTCATGTCCTGTCCGAAATTCTCCAGCGCGGCGATGTGCATGACGATGTGCTGACCAAGCATGTCGTCAGCGTGACGGAAGTGCGCATGTCGCCTGACCTGCGCCACGCGACGGTGTTCGTGAAATCGCTGCTGGGGCAGGATGAGGAAGCGGTGCTGAAGGCCCTGCGCACCAACACCGCGTACCTCCAGCGCGAGGTGGCGACCCGCATCCGGCTGAAATATGCGGCGAAGCTGAAATTCCTGAGCGATGAGAGTTTCGACGAAGGCAGCCATATCGACAAGCTGCTGCGCGATCCCAAGGTGGCGCAGGATCTGGCCGAACCAGACGAAGAAGGCTGA